The Lichenihabitans psoromatis genome contains a region encoding:
- a CDS encoding cytochrome c-type biogenesis protein — protein sequence MRRLRLWLLYALLALLLVPSLAHAVQPDEILPNAALEARARDLSSELRCLVCQNQSIDDSAATLARDLRLLVRERLVAGDSDQQVRDYLVARYGDFVLLKPPLRPETALLWGMPFLLLLLGAGGLLMARRRHAPLAEPPLSDAERAALSRLVEPPSV from the coding sequence ATGCGGCGTCTGCGGCTATGGTTGCTCTACGCGCTTCTGGCGCTGCTGCTCGTGCCGTCGCTTGCCCATGCGGTGCAGCCCGACGAAATTCTGCCGAACGCCGCTTTGGAGGCGCGAGCCCGCGACCTCTCGTCCGAACTGCGATGTCTCGTCTGCCAGAATCAATCGATCGACGATTCAGCCGCGACCCTGGCGCGCGATCTGCGCCTGCTGGTCCGTGAGAGGCTCGTCGCCGGTGATAGCGACCAACAGGTCCGCGATTATCTCGTGGCGCGTTACGGCGACTTTGTCCTGCTGAAGCCACCGTTGCGGCCCGAGACGGCGTTATTATGGGGCATGCCGTTCTTGCTGCTTCTGCTCGGGGCAGGCGGCCTGCTGATGGCGCGGCGACGACATGCGCCTCTTGCCGAACCGCCGCTGAGCGACGCCGAGCGCGCCGCACTGAGCCGTCTCGTGGAGCCGCCCTCGGTTTAG
- a CDS encoding ATP-binding protein: MSSAFWSFFILLISGITLSEINFHAAELDFDERLGVYLRALIGDVAAAGDEGHGAGQLGEPMFELPLSGWYWQITRLDQAKPDIRASKSLFAERLPQLADTGAPITAGGIRRGYAIGPDDRRLRIVERFIDAGDDGRYLVQVAASPEEMSADIDGFNLALGLTFGVLGLVLVGSTAVQLRYGLRPLRRIRDGVAAIRRGEAERIEGRFTPDLAPLAGELNLLISSNREIVERARTHVGNLAHALKTPLSVLVNEADAQTSGGSQDLSTQDLAAKVREQTGVMRDQVSYYLDRARAAARVSVIGTVTEVKPTVDALVRTFGKIYRDRDLAFEVTVSDSLRFRGEKQDFDDLIGNLIDNAGKWAKREVRVRGEAAQDDRDGITSDIVLMVDDDGPGLSADVRDLVTRRGRRLDETKPGSGLGLSIVTDLAAAYGGGLTLLDSPLGGLRAVLRLPGAG, translated from the coding sequence ATGTCGTCGGCGTTCTGGAGCTTCTTCATTCTCCTGATCTCCGGCATTACGCTGAGCGAAATCAATTTTCACGCCGCCGAACTCGACTTCGACGAGAGGCTCGGCGTGTATCTTCGGGCGTTGATCGGGGATGTCGCGGCGGCGGGCGACGAAGGGCATGGGGCTGGGCAACTCGGCGAACCAATGTTCGAATTGCCGCTCTCGGGTTGGTATTGGCAAATCACCCGGCTTGATCAAGCCAAGCCGGATATCCGTGCCTCGAAATCCCTGTTTGCCGAACGGCTTCCGCAATTGGCCGATACCGGCGCGCCCATCACGGCCGGCGGCATTCGCAGGGGCTATGCGATCGGTCCGGATGATCGGCGATTGCGGATCGTCGAGCGTTTCATCGATGCGGGTGACGATGGCCGGTATCTGGTTCAGGTCGCGGCATCCCCGGAAGAAATGTCGGCCGATATCGACGGTTTCAACCTGGCGCTCGGACTGACGTTCGGGGTTCTCGGGCTCGTGCTTGTCGGCTCGACGGCCGTCCAACTTCGCTATGGCCTGCGGCCGCTCCGGCGAATTCGGGACGGTGTCGCGGCGATCCGGCGCGGCGAGGCCGAGCGGATCGAGGGCCGCTTCACCCCGGATCTCGCGCCGCTCGCGGGTGAGTTGAACCTCCTGATATCGTCCAACCGCGAGATCGTTGAACGCGCGCGGACGCATGTCGGAAATCTGGCCCATGCGCTGAAAACGCCACTTAGCGTGCTGGTCAACGAAGCCGATGCTCAGACGTCTGGCGGGTCCCAGGATCTCTCCACCCAGGATCTCGCCGCTAAGGTTCGCGAACAAACCGGTGTCATGCGCGATCAGGTCTCGTATTATCTCGATCGGGCTCGTGCCGCTGCGCGCGTCAGCGTGATCGGCACCGTCACTGAGGTCAAGCCCACCGTCGATGCGCTCGTCCGCACCTTCGGCAAAATCTATCGCGACCGGGATCTCGCCTTCGAGGTCACGGTTTCTGATAGTCTGCGGTTTCGCGGTGAGAAGCAGGATTTCGACGACCTGATCGGCAACTTGATCGACAACGCCGGCAAATGGGCCAAGCGCGAGGTCCGCGTCAGGGGCGAGGCGGCCCAAGATGACCGCGATGGCATTACCTCCGACATCGTGCTGATGGTGGACGATGATGGCCCCGGATTATCCGCTGATGTGCGCGACCTTGTGACGCGACGCGGGCGCAGGCTCGATGAGACTAAGCCGGGTTCGGGATTGGGCCTGTCGATCGTGACCGATCTCGCGGCTGCCTACGGGGGCGGCCTCACACTTCTCGACAGCCCGCTCGGTGGTTTGAGGGCTGTGCTCCGCTTGCCGGGGGCCGGCTGA
- the ccmE gene encoding cytochrome c maturation protein CcmE, translating to MTRKGRRLAIIGAAGGVLAIASGLVLYALRDSIVFFYGPTDLVEKMPPPGTRLRIGGLVEEGSIVRLGQSSLTFMVTDLKRDVKVSYTGLLPDLFREGQGVVAEGVLDAAGGFRADTILAKHDATYMPKDVADSLKRQGVWRGDQKAASASSGEVAKAIP from the coding sequence TTGACCAGGAAGGGGCGTCGTTTGGCCATCATCGGCGCTGCGGGCGGTGTGCTCGCCATCGCGTCCGGGCTCGTGCTGTACGCGCTTCGCGACAGTATCGTGTTTTTCTATGGCCCGACCGACCTCGTCGAGAAGATGCCTCCGCCCGGGACCCGCCTTCGCATCGGTGGGCTTGTCGAAGAGGGATCAATCGTCCGGCTCGGACAATCCAGTCTGACCTTCATGGTGACCGATCTGAAACGCGACGTAAAAGTGAGCTATACCGGGCTGCTGCCGGATCTGTTCCGCGAAGGGCAGGGCGTCGTCGCCGAAGGTGTGCTCGACGCTGCGGGCGGCTTTCGCGCCGATACAATTCTGGCCAAGCACGATGCCACCTATATGCCAAAGGATGTGGCCGACAGCTTGAAGCGGCAAGGCGTGTGGCGCGGCGACCAGAAGGCCGCGAGCGCCAGCAGCGGCGAGGTCGCGAAGGCTATCCCATGA
- a CDS encoding Do family serine endopeptidase: MTQPGQINPLQGSASTSASRAPRTRLRAALLGAVAVIAVGGVAAETTLMSVAPVHAAQIAPEAAPAQIAPGSFADVVDRVSPAVVSVKVKITEADDSDSDNSAGNNNQRAMPNIPKDDPLYRFFKQFGEGQGMPHAHPRTGMAQGSGFFISKDGYVVTNNHVVENATDVQLTLNDGTVVPATVVGTDKKTDLALLKAKTGDNYPFVPWDDHTPRVGDWVIAVGNPFGLGGTVTAGIVSARGRDIGAGPYDDFLQIDAPVNRGNSGGPTFNTQGQVVGVNTAIFSPSGGSVGIGFAIPAEVAKDVVASLKANGSVARGWLGIQIQPVNSDIADSLGLKDTKGALVAEPQKGSPASSAGIKSGDVVTAVNGDMIDGPRELSRKIANMGPDKKVDLTIWRDGTNKVVPVTLGKLPADKEAKAEVPAQDDKAEMTSLGLTLVPSSVVPGGSKEGVTIAEVDPDGIAAQKGLSVGDVILEAGGKAVSKPSEITAAFSAAKKDGQKALLLRVKSGDSIRFLALATKSVG, translated from the coding sequence ATGACACAGCCCGGCCAAATCAATCCCCTGCAGGGATCGGCGTCGACCTCTGCTTCCCGCGCCCCCCGCACCCGTCTTCGTGCCGCCCTTCTGGGCGCCGTCGCGGTCATCGCGGTTGGCGGCGTCGCGGCCGAGACCACTTTGATGAGCGTCGCGCCCGTTCACGCAGCGCAGATTGCGCCGGAAGCCGCGCCCGCACAGATCGCGCCCGGCTCGTTCGCCGATGTGGTCGACCGGGTCAGCCCCGCGGTCGTGTCCGTCAAGGTCAAGATCACCGAGGCCGACGATAGCGACAGCGACAACAGCGCTGGCAACAATAACCAGCGCGCGATGCCGAACATCCCGAAAGACGACCCGCTGTACCGCTTCTTCAAGCAGTTCGGCGAGGGGCAGGGTATGCCGCACGCGCATCCGCGCACCGGCATGGCGCAGGGTTCGGGCTTCTTCATCTCGAAGGACGGCTATGTGGTGACCAACAACCACGTCGTCGAAAATGCCACCGACGTGCAACTGACGCTGAACGACGGCACTGTCGTCCCTGCGACGGTCGTCGGTACCGACAAGAAGACCGATCTGGCCCTGCTGAAGGCCAAGACCGGCGACAACTACCCCTTCGTTCCCTGGGATGACCACACGCCTCGCGTCGGGGATTGGGTGATCGCGGTCGGCAACCCCTTCGGCCTCGGTGGCACGGTGACGGCCGGTATCGTGTCGGCGCGCGGCCGTGACATTGGTGCCGGGCCCTATGACGATTTCCTGCAGATCGATGCGCCAGTGAACCGCGGTAATTCGGGCGGCCCGACGTTCAACACGCAGGGTCAGGTCGTGGGCGTCAACACCGCGATCTTCTCGCCATCCGGCGGGAGTGTCGGTATCGGCTTCGCGATCCCGGCCGAGGTCGCCAAGGACGTCGTGGCCTCGCTGAAGGCCAATGGGTCGGTGGCGCGCGGTTGGCTCGGCATCCAGATTCAGCCGGTCAATTCCGACATCGCCGACAGCCTCGGCCTGAAGGACACCAAGGGCGCGCTCGTGGCCGAGCCGCAGAAGGGTTCGCCGGCATCGAGCGCTGGCATCAAGTCGGGTGATGTCGTGACGGCCGTCAATGGCGACATGATCGACGGACCGCGCGAGTTGTCGCGCAAGATCGCCAATATGGGACCCGACAAGAAGGTCGATCTCACCATCTGGCGCGATGGCACCAACAAGGTGGTCCCCGTCACGCTCGGCAAGTTGCCGGCCGATAAGGAGGCCAAGGCCGAGGTTCCGGCGCAGGACGACAAGGCCGAGATGACCTCGCTCGGGCTGACCTTGGTGCCATCGTCGGTGGTTCCCGGCGGCAGCAAGGAAGGCGTCACGATCGCCGAAGTCGATCCGGACGGCATCGCGGCTCAGAAGGGTCTCAGCGTCGGCGACGTAATCCTTGAGGCTGGCGGCAAAGCGGTGTCGAAGCCGTCTGAAATCACGGCCGCCTTCTCGGCTGCGAAGAAAGACGGCCAGAAGGCTCTGCTGCTGCGCGTGAAAAGCGGTGATTCGATCCGCTTCCTGGCTTTGGCCACGAAGTCTGTCGGCTAA
- the ccmI gene encoding c-type cytochrome biogenesis protein CcmI has protein sequence MVWIVFALMTAAVVLCLVWPLARTASFARGRSVDVAFYRSQLGEVDDDIARGLVKASEADATRAEIARRLLLSDKRPEPSGPDVGFRKRRLVAVVASVVLVPVLAIGLYVRVGRPEQPDMPIASRAAASSFDLAAIIPKIEARLAADPNDGRGFSLIAPIYFKMGRYDDAARAYAAALRILGENAERRAALGQALVMAADGVVTAEARAAFDKALSDDPTLPQARFFVAAATEQDGNRADALILWRKLAADAPPGAPWLAAVQGHIAGLETAAVAGPATPMARNSEVPATPAGAVIAALPADQQQAAIRSMVDGLAARLVQNGRDPEGWLRLVRAYSVLGDANKARESLTEARKALSENSAARTKLDNLAHQLGLEG, from the coding sequence ATGGTCTGGATCGTCTTCGCGTTGATGACCGCCGCCGTGGTGCTCTGTCTCGTCTGGCCGTTGGCGCGTACCGCTTCGTTTGCCCGTGGCAGGTCGGTCGATGTCGCGTTTTACCGAAGTCAGCTTGGCGAGGTCGACGACGACATCGCGCGGGGGCTCGTCAAGGCCTCCGAAGCAGATGCAACGCGAGCCGAGATCGCCCGCCGGTTGCTCCTCTCCGATAAGCGGCCAGAGCCTTCCGGCCCCGATGTCGGCTTCCGCAAGCGACGACTTGTTGCTGTCGTGGCGTCCGTCGTGCTGGTCCCGGTTTTGGCGATCGGCCTGTATGTTCGCGTTGGTCGTCCCGAGCAGCCGGATATGCCGATCGCCTCACGCGCCGCAGCTTCTTCGTTCGATCTTGCCGCTATTATCCCGAAGATCGAGGCTCGTCTGGCTGCCGATCCCAACGATGGGCGCGGCTTCTCTCTCATCGCTCCCATCTACTTTAAGATGGGCCGTTACGACGATGCGGCCCGCGCCTATGCGGCGGCACTTCGGATCCTTGGTGAAAATGCCGAGCGCCGCGCCGCCTTGGGGCAGGCGTTGGTGATGGCGGCCGACGGCGTCGTTACGGCCGAAGCGCGCGCCGCCTTCGACAAAGCGCTGAGCGACGATCCGACATTGCCGCAGGCCCGGTTTTTCGTCGCGGCCGCGACCGAGCAGGATGGAAACCGCGCCGATGCTTTGATCCTGTGGCGCAAACTCGCGGCCGACGCGCCGCCGGGCGCACCGTGGCTGGCGGCGGTGCAGGGTCATATTGCGGGTCTCGAAACGGCGGCCGTGGCGGGGCCCGCGACCCCGATGGCACGCAATTCCGAGGTTCCAGCAACGCCGGCCGGCGCCGTCATCGCGGCTTTGCCGGCCGATCAGCAGCAAGCCGCCATTCGCAGCATGGTGGATGGCTTAGCGGCGCGCCTTGTGCAAAACGGTCGCGATCCCGAGGGCTGGCTGCGTCTCGTGCGAGCCTATAGTGTGCTCGGAGATGCCAACAAGGCACGGGAGTCCCTCACCGAGGCCAGAAAGGCTTTGAGTGAGAATTCGGCTGCCCGAACCAAGCTCGACAATCTCGCCCATCAACTCGGACTGGAGGGATAA
- a CDS encoding heme lyase CcmF/NrfE family subunit has translation MIVETGHYALVLALAVALVQSVLPIWGTRRGDAGLAGVAAPAACVQFVLIGYAFVALVYAHVTSDFSLTNVVENSLSTKPLIYKISGVWGNHEGSMLLWVLILAVFGAAVATMGRGMADDLRANTLAVQAWIASAFLLFILFTSDPFARRLPAPFEGQDLNPILQDPGLAIHPPLLYLGYVGFSIVFSFAAAALISGRLDAAWARFVRPWVLIAWGFLTLGIAMGSYWAYYTLGWGGFWFWDPVENASLMPWLAGTALLHSAAVMEKREALKIWTVFLAILTFSLSLLGTFLVRSGVLTSVHTFATDPTRGVFILAILTVFIGGSLALYAWRAPTLRQGGLFSPVSREGALVFNNLLLTTCCATVLTGTLYPLALESLTGEKISVGAPFFNLTFGPIFVPILLAMPLGQSLAWKRGDLVGAAQRLMVAAALGFALALVLATVIKGGPVLTAMGVGLALYLIIGAFAEIASRVAGRGVPIGVMLSRAVGLPRSAWGTALAHAGIGVTLMGLAATGWGVERVVAVKPGQTTDLGPYTVTIRDLQTRQGPNYSEVAVPIDVRSGGVLVTTIDPSKRTFPVRQMSVTQAGIATINLGQVYISLGDQHDDGSIDARMFWKPLVTMIWIGALIMALGGAVSLSDRRLRIGFARRAARAHPAPLAPQAAE, from the coding sequence ATGATCGTCGAAACCGGCCATTATGCCCTTGTTCTGGCGCTTGCGGTTGCGTTGGTGCAGTCCGTCCTGCCCATTTGGGGCACGCGGCGCGGCGATGCCGGGTTGGCGGGTGTGGCGGCGCCGGCAGCCTGCGTTCAATTCGTTCTGATCGGCTACGCTTTCGTGGCGCTCGTCTACGCCCATGTCACGTCTGATTTCAGCCTCACCAACGTGGTCGAGAATTCGCTGTCGACCAAGCCGCTGATCTACAAGATCTCCGGCGTCTGGGGGAACCACGAGGGCTCGATGCTCCTGTGGGTGTTGATCCTCGCGGTGTTCGGCGCAGCGGTCGCGACGATGGGCCGTGGCATGGCCGACGATCTCCGGGCCAACACATTGGCGGTTCAAGCCTGGATCGCCTCGGCGTTTTTGCTGTTCATCCTCTTCACCTCGGATCCGTTCGCACGACGGTTGCCGGCACCGTTCGAGGGGCAGGATCTCAATCCCATCCTGCAGGATCCAGGGCTGGCGATCCATCCGCCGCTGCTCTACCTCGGCTATGTCGGCTTTTCGATCGTGTTCTCTTTCGCGGCGGCGGCGTTGATCAGCGGCCGGCTCGATGCTGCCTGGGCCCGCTTCGTGCGCCCCTGGGTCCTTATCGCCTGGGGTTTTCTGACTCTCGGGATCGCGATGGGCTCCTACTGGGCCTATTATACGCTCGGCTGGGGCGGGTTCTGGTTCTGGGACCCAGTCGAAAACGCCTCGCTCATGCCGTGGCTGGCCGGAACCGCGTTGCTGCACTCGGCGGCCGTCATGGAAAAGCGCGAAGCCTTGAAGATCTGGACCGTGTTTCTGGCGATCCTCACCTTCTCGCTGTCGCTGCTGGGCACCTTTCTGGTGCGTTCGGGCGTGCTCACCTCGGTACACACGTTCGCGACCGATCCGACCCGCGGTGTCTTCATCCTGGCGATCCTGACGGTTTTCATCGGCGGCTCGTTGGCGCTCTACGCGTGGCGCGCTCCGACGTTACGGCAGGGTGGTTTGTTCTCGCCGGTGTCGCGCGAGGGCGCGCTGGTGTTTAACAACCTGCTGCTGACCACCTGCTGCGCGACCGTGTTGACCGGCACACTTTATCCGCTTGCGCTGGAATCGTTGACTGGCGAGAAGATTTCGGTCGGGGCGCCGTTCTTCAACCTGACGTTCGGCCCCATCTTCGTGCCGATCCTGCTGGCGATGCCGCTCGGCCAGTCGCTGGCCTGGAAGCGCGGCGATCTCGTGGGCGCGGCGCAGCGGCTGATGGTGGCTGCGGCGCTCGGTTTTGCACTGGCGCTCGTTCTGGCGACCGTCATCAAAGGCGGCCCGGTGCTGACCGCGATGGGGGTCGGCTTGGCGCTCTACCTCATCATCGGAGCCTTTGCCGAGATCGCCTCCCGCGTCGCCGGTCGTGGTGTTCCAATCGGAGTTATGCTGTCGCGCGCCGTTGGCTTGCCACGCTCGGCTTGGGGGACGGCGCTGGCGCATGCAGGCATCGGTGTCACCCTGATGGGTCTTGCCGCGACCGGCTGGGGCGTTGAACGGGTCGTCGCGGTCAAACCCGGCCAGACGACGGATCTTGGCCCCTATACCGTAACGATCCGCGACCTGCAGACGCGGCAGGGTCCGAACTATAGCGAAGTCGCGGTCCCGATCGACGTGCGGAGCGGCGGTGTGCTCGTGACCACGATCGATCCGTCGAAACGCACCTTCCCGGTACGCCAGATGAGCGTGACGCAGGCCGGTATCGCCACGATAAATCTCGGTCAGGTTTATATCAGCCTCGGCGATCAGCATGACGATGGCTCGATCGACGCCCGGATGTTTTGGAAACCTCTGGTCACGATGATCTGGATCGGCGCACTCATCATGGCGCTGGGTGGCGCCGTGTCCCTGTCCGACCGGCGGCTTCGCATCGGCTTCGCGCGCCGCGCGGCGCGCGCGCATCCCGCCCCGCTTGCCCCACAAGCGGCCGAATGA
- a CDS encoding MarR family winged helix-turn-helix transcriptional regulator → MNLDVLSTPGHLIALAARGFARLSEARLKPLGFGVGQVPVLVALQNGQASTQRDLARFARVEQPPMAQMLARMERDGLVQRTPDPTDGRSQRVVMTEVAKTRMPTAVTALFRGNSEAMSGFTEAEEAEFVSLLSRLIANLDRLASDDGSSASEPRP, encoded by the coding sequence ATGAACCTCGATGTACTCTCGACGCCGGGCCACCTGATCGCTCTGGCGGCGCGCGGATTTGCCCGCCTGAGCGAGGCTCGCCTCAAGCCGCTCGGCTTCGGCGTCGGCCAAGTTCCGGTGCTGGTCGCACTTCAGAATGGTCAGGCGAGCACGCAGCGTGATCTCGCCCGCTTTGCTCGGGTCGAGCAGCCCCCAATGGCGCAGATGCTTGCCCGCATGGAGCGGGACGGTCTTGTCCAGCGCACGCCTGACCCGACCGATGGCCGCAGCCAACGCGTCGTGATGACGGAGGTCGCAAAAACACGAATGCCGACCGCAGTCACGGCTCTGTTCCGAGGCAACAGTGAGGCTATGAGCGGCTTCACCGAGGCGGAAGAGGCCGAATTCGTCTCGCTCTTGTCGCGGCTCATCGCCAATCTCGATCGACTCGCGAGTGATGACGGAAGCAGCGCGAGCGAGCCCCGCCCCTAA
- a CDS encoding nuclear transport factor 2 family protein produces MDHAIETIKRIYESFNARDIDAVLAVLANDVAWANGMDGGHVHGREAVRAYWTRQWSIVSPHVEPVGFETMADGSILVEVRQSVRDLEGKPLQDQTHGLTDKMVGHIFRVANGMVTSFDIRSEA; encoded by the coding sequence ATGGACCATGCGATCGAGACCATCAAGCGGATATATGAGAGCTTCAACGCGCGCGATATCGACGCCGTGCTGGCCGTGCTGGCCAATGATGTCGCCTGGGCCAACGGGATGGACGGCGGTCACGTTCATGGCCGCGAGGCCGTGCGCGCCTACTGGACACGCCAATGGTCGATCGTCAGTCCACATGTCGAGCCCGTCGGCTTTGAGACGATGGCCGATGGCTCGATCTTGGTCGAGGTTCGGCAGTCCGTTCGCGATCTGGAAGGAAAGCCGCTCCAGGATCAAACCCATGGGCTGACCGATAAGATGGTCGGCCATATCTTTCGTGTCGCCAACGGAATGGTCACGTCTTTCGACATCCGGAGCGAGGCATAG